The Syngnathus acus chromosome 3, fSynAcu1.2, whole genome shotgun sequence genome includes a window with the following:
- the eif3jb gene encoding eukaryotic translation initiation factor 3 subunit J-B, which translates to MADWDAETFEQQEPNQKAPLDKWEGEDEEDDVKDNWDDEEEEKKELNTTEVKVSEKKKLSEKIKERENRLKKKEQELKEKELEQELTPEEQLAQKLKVQKLQEDADLELAKDAFGVGGSSVAGIDAMCPSSKEEFTEFEKLLKEKISQFEKSVHYSNFLESLFRELCISLEVEDLKKVNNSLSVLLSEKQKQEKQNKGKKKKKGVVPGGGLKAQMRDDLDYGGFDGGYAQDYEDFM; encoded by the exons ATGGCGGACTGGG ACGCTGAAACCTTCGAGCAGCAAGAGCCGAATCAAAAGGCGCCACTGGACAAATGGGAAGGCGAAGACGAAGAGGACGATGTCAAA gACAACTGGgatgatgaagaagaggagaaaaaagaacTGAACACGACtg aggTAAAAGTttccgaaaagaaaaaattgagTGAGAAGATCAAAGAAAGGGAAAACcgtttaaagaaaaaagagcaggagttaaaagaaaaagaattggaA CAAGAACTTACCCCCGAAGAACAACTGGCACAGAAGTTAAAAGTGCAGAAGCTTCAGGAAGATGCAGACTTGGAGTTAGCAAAGGATGCTTTCG GAGTTGGCGGCTCTTCCGTTGCTGGAATTGATGCAATGTGTCCATCTTCCAAAGAGGAATTCACAGAGTTTGAAAAACTGCTGAAAGAAAAGATATCCCAGTTTGAGAAATCCGTGCATTATTCGAATTTCTTGGAGTCATTGTTTCGGGAGCTCTGTATTTCAT tGGAAGTGGAGGATTTGAAAAAAGTTAATAATTCCCTTTCAGTTCTACTTAgtgaaaaacagaaacaagaaAAG caaaacaaagggaaaaaaaagaagaaaggcgTCGTACCTGGTGGTGGTTTGAAAGCACAGATGCGAGATGACCTGGACTATGGCGGCTTTGACGGCGGCTATGCTCAAGACTACGAGGACTTCATGTGA